A genomic region of Micromonospora sp. NBC_01796 contains the following coding sequences:
- a CDS encoding acyl-CoA dehydrogenase family protein, which translates to MDFRLTEEQEALRQTVREFAREVVAPVIGEHYEKHTFPYEVIREMGKMGLFGLPFPEERGGMGGDYFALCLTLEELARVDSSVAITLEAAISLGAMPIFRFGTEAQKEQWLPRLLSGEALAGFGLTEPGTGSDAGGTTTRAALDGDEWVINGSKAFITNSGTDITALVTVTAVTGIKEDGSKELSTIIVPSGTPGFTVAPGYSKVGWCASDTHELTFDDCRVPAANLLGTRGRGFAQFLQILDEGRIAIAALAVGLAQGCVDESIRYAKERHAFGQPIAKNQAIQFKIADMELRAHMARLAYYDAAARMLAGEDFKRQAAIAKLYASESAVDNAREATQIHGGYGFMNEFPVARFWRDSKILEIGEGTSEVQRMIIARDLGL; encoded by the coding sequence ATGGACTTCCGGCTCACCGAGGAGCAGGAGGCGCTCCGGCAGACCGTACGGGAGTTCGCCCGCGAGGTGGTCGCCCCGGTCATCGGCGAACACTACGAAAAGCACACGTTCCCGTACGAGGTCATCCGGGAGATGGGCAAGATGGGCCTGTTCGGGCTCCCCTTCCCGGAGGAGCGCGGCGGCATGGGCGGTGACTACTTCGCGCTCTGCCTGACCCTGGAGGAACTGGCCCGGGTCGACTCCAGCGTGGCGATCACCCTGGAGGCGGCGATCTCGCTCGGCGCGATGCCGATCTTCCGGTTCGGTACGGAGGCGCAGAAGGAACAGTGGCTGCCGAGGCTGCTCAGCGGTGAGGCGCTGGCCGGGTTCGGGCTGACCGAGCCGGGGACCGGGTCCGACGCCGGTGGCACCACCACCCGCGCGGCCCTGGACGGCGACGAGTGGGTGATCAACGGTTCCAAGGCGTTCATCACGAACTCCGGGACCGACATCACCGCGCTGGTCACGGTCACCGCGGTGACCGGCATCAAGGAGGACGGCTCGAAGGAGCTGTCCACCATCATCGTCCCGTCGGGTACGCCCGGCTTCACCGTCGCACCTGGTTACTCGAAGGTCGGCTGGTGTGCCTCCGACACCCACGAGCTGACCTTCGACGACTGCCGGGTGCCGGCGGCGAACCTGCTCGGCACCCGTGGCCGGGGCTTCGCCCAGTTCCTCCAGATCCTCGACGAGGGCCGGATCGCCATCGCCGCCCTCGCCGTCGGGCTCGCCCAGGGCTGCGTCGACGAGTCCATCCGGTACGCCAAGGAGCGGCACGCGTTCGGCCAGCCGATCGCGAAGAACCAGGCGATCCAGTTCAAGATCGCCGACATGGAGTTGCGCGCCCACATGGCCCGGTTGGCGTACTACGACGCCGCCGCGCGGATGCTGGCCGGCGAGGACTTCAAGCGGCAGGCCGCGATCGCCAAGCTGTACGCCAGCGAGAGCGCGGTGGACAACGCCCGCGAGGCGACCCAGATCCACGGCGGGTACGGCTTCATGAACGAGTTCCCGGTCGCCCGCTTCTGGCGCGACTCGAAGATCCTCGAAATCGGCGAGGGCACCTCCGAGGTCCAGCGCATGATCATCGCCCGCGACCTCGGCCTCTAA
- a CDS encoding HSP90 family protein — MDRTFQVDLRGIVDLLSHHLYASPRVYLRELLQNAADAITARRAEDPGAPGVVWIEPPELTGDGTLRIHDTGIGLTETQVHELLATIGRSSKRDELGFARHEFLGQFGIGLLSCFLVADEIRVVTRHADQPTVLWTGHTDGRYRVELAAPDVGRAEPGTTVTLVPRPGAEQWFTQPTVTELARLFGSLLPVTVRVGEVETTTGPPPWSPAAGTSPAARRENLIRYARETLGFTPFDVIPLSVPEAGLTGAAFVLPQPANPAARVGHRVYLKRMLLTEGAEGLLPEWAFFARCVVDAGELRPTASREALYEDGLLDSTREALGDRLRGWLVQLASGDPRRLGEFLQVHHLGVKALALHDDEMLRLVEQWWPMETNTGRMTLSEFRSRHGVVRYAATTDEFRQLAAVAAAQDLAVVNGGYTYDTEIIERLPGLDRSVLIERLEPTDLTTRFDTLDPSVELALRPFLLTAQRAMDRLGCEVALRAYDPASLPALYLVSRSAAFHDQLESTRQRADELWAGVLDAIASSGPPERPQLVLNHRNPLVRRITTLGDPELVGLAVEALYGQALLLGYHPIRPADAALLNNSFLGLLGRAVPGQE; from the coding sequence GTGGACCGCACCTTCCAGGTTGACCTTCGCGGCATCGTCGACCTGCTCAGTCACCATTTGTACGCAAGCCCCAGGGTCTACCTGCGGGAGTTGTTGCAGAACGCCGCGGACGCGATCACCGCCCGTCGGGCCGAGGATCCGGGCGCGCCCGGGGTGGTCTGGATCGAGCCGCCCGAGTTGACCGGCGACGGCACCCTGCGGATCCACGACACGGGGATCGGGCTCACCGAGACGCAGGTCCACGAACTGCTCGCCACCATCGGCCGCAGCTCCAAGCGGGACGAGCTCGGTTTCGCCCGGCACGAGTTCCTCGGCCAGTTCGGGATCGGCCTGCTCTCCTGTTTCCTCGTCGCGGACGAGATCCGGGTCGTGACCAGGCATGCCGACCAGCCGACCGTGCTCTGGACCGGTCACACCGACGGGCGTTACCGGGTCGAACTGGCCGCACCGGACGTCGGTCGGGCCGAGCCGGGCACCACCGTCACCCTGGTCCCGCGTCCCGGTGCCGAGCAGTGGTTCACCCAGCCGACGGTCACCGAACTGGCCCGACTCTTCGGGTCGCTGCTGCCGGTCACCGTCCGGGTCGGCGAGGTGGAGACAACCACCGGGCCGCCGCCGTGGTCACCGGCCGCCGGTACGTCACCGGCCGCCCGCCGCGAAAATCTGATCCGGTACGCCCGCGAAACGCTCGGCTTCACCCCGTTCGACGTCATCCCGCTGTCGGTGCCGGAGGCGGGCCTGACCGGGGCGGCGTTCGTACTGCCCCAACCGGCGAACCCGGCCGCGCGGGTCGGACACCGGGTCTACCTGAAGCGGATGCTGCTCACCGAGGGGGCGGAGGGGCTGCTGCCGGAGTGGGCGTTTTTTGCCCGCTGCGTGGTCGACGCCGGTGAGCTGCGGCCGACCGCGAGCCGGGAGGCGCTCTACGAGGACGGGCTGCTCGACAGCACCCGGGAAGCGCTCGGCGACCGGTTGCGCGGCTGGCTGGTGCAGCTCGCCAGCGGTGACCCGCGCCGGCTCGGTGAGTTCCTCCAGGTGCACCACCTCGGGGTGAAGGCGCTCGCGTTGCACGACGACGAGATGCTCCGGCTGGTCGAGCAGTGGTGGCCGATGGAGACGAACACCGGCCGGATGACGCTGTCCGAGTTCCGGTCCCGGCACGGTGTCGTTCGCTACGCCGCCACGACCGACGAGTTCCGGCAGCTTGCCGCCGTGGCGGCGGCGCAGGATTTGGCGGTGGTAAACGGCGGTTACACGTACGACACCGAGATCATCGAGCGGTTGCCGGGGCTGGACCGGTCGGTGCTGATCGAACGGCTGGAGCCGACCGACCTGACCACCCGGTTCGACACCCTCGACCCGTCGGTGGAACTGGCGCTGCGGCCGTTCCTGCTCACCGCCCAGCGGGCCATGGACCGGCTCGGGTGCGAGGTGGCGCTGCGCGCGTACGACCCGGCGTCGTTGCCGGCGTTGTACCTGGTCAGCCGGTCGGCGGCGTTCCACGACCAGCTCGAGTCGACCCGGCAGCGCGCCGACGAACTCTGGGCGGGCGTGCTCGACGCCATCGCCTCCTCCGGCCCGCCGGAGCGGCCGCAGCTCGTGCTCAACCATCGCAACCCGCTGGTCCGCCGGATCACCACCCTCGGTGACCCGGAGCTGGTCGGTCTCGCCGTCGAGGCGCTGTACGGGCAGGCCCTGCTGCTCGGTTACCACCCGATCCGCCCGGCCGACGCGGCCCTGCTCAACAACTCTTTCCTCGGCCTGCTCGGCCGGGCCGTTCCGGGACAGGAGTGA
- a CDS encoding acyl-CoA carboxylase subunit beta → MTLDGEALEQLRKRVRGGGAEKYHAANAAKGKLFARERVALLVDEGSFVEDGIYANALADGLPADGVITGQATIDGRRVCLMANDSTVKAGSWGARTVEKIIRIIERAYAAGMPMVYLVDSAGARITDQVDLFPGRRGAGKIFWNQVRASGSIPQVCALFGPSAAGGAYIPAFCDVVAMVEGNASMYLGSDRMVEMVTGEKTTLEEMGGARVHCAESGVGHFLCKTEADALKVVRDYLSYLPANWTQEPPTAEAAEPPASVDLAALVPASERQAFDMRRYVKGLLDADSFLEIQALWAKELTIGFGRLNGEVVGVVANNSMFKGGVLFVDSADKATRFVQLCDAFNVPLLFLSDVPGFMVGTAVEKQGIIRHGAKMITAISEATVPKICVVVRKAYGAGLYAMAGPGFEPDATIALPTAKIAVMGAEAAVNAVYANKIAAIEDPDERAAFVAAKRAEYERDIDIVRLASELVIDAIVEPHELRTELVRRYAAAKGKDRQFSRRRHGVTPV, encoded by the coding sequence GTGACGCTCGACGGTGAGGCGCTGGAACAGCTCCGTAAGCGGGTCCGGGGCGGTGGCGCGGAGAAGTACCACGCGGCGAACGCGGCCAAGGGCAAGCTCTTCGCCCGGGAGCGGGTCGCGCTCCTGGTGGACGAGGGCTCCTTCGTCGAGGACGGGATCTACGCCAACGCGCTCGCCGACGGGTTGCCGGCCGACGGTGTGATCACCGGTCAGGCGACCATCGACGGTCGGCGGGTCTGCCTGATGGCGAACGACTCCACGGTCAAGGCCGGTAGCTGGGGCGCCCGTACGGTCGAGAAGATCATCCGGATCATCGAGCGGGCGTACGCGGCCGGAATGCCGATGGTCTACCTGGTCGACTCGGCCGGGGCCCGGATCACCGACCAGGTGGACCTGTTCCCGGGGCGGCGGGGCGCCGGCAAGATCTTCTGGAACCAGGTACGCGCCTCGGGCTCGATCCCGCAGGTCTGCGCCCTGTTCGGGCCGAGCGCTGCCGGTGGCGCGTACATCCCGGCGTTCTGTGACGTGGTTGCCATGGTCGAGGGCAACGCGAGCATGTACCTCGGTTCGGATCGCATGGTCGAGATGGTGACCGGCGAGAAGACCACGCTGGAGGAGATGGGCGGGGCGCGGGTGCACTGCGCCGAGTCGGGCGTGGGGCACTTCCTCTGCAAGACGGAAGCGGACGCGCTGAAGGTGGTGCGCGACTACCTGTCGTACCTGCCGGCGAACTGGACGCAGGAGCCGCCGACCGCCGAGGCGGCCGAACCGCCCGCGTCGGTCGACCTGGCCGCGCTGGTGCCGGCGAGCGAGCGGCAGGCGTTCGACATGCGGCGGTACGTCAAGGGCCTGCTCGACGCCGACTCGTTCCTGGAGATCCAGGCGCTCTGGGCCAAGGAGCTGACGATCGGGTTCGGCCGGCTGAACGGCGAGGTCGTGGGGGTCGTCGCCAACAACTCGATGTTCAAGGGCGGCGTGCTCTTCGTCGACTCGGCCGACAAGGCGACCCGGTTCGTCCAGCTCTGCGACGCGTTCAACGTACCGCTGCTCTTCCTCTCCGACGTGCCCGGATTCATGGTCGGCACGGCGGTGGAGAAGCAGGGCATCATCCGGCACGGCGCGAAGATGATCACGGCGATCTCGGAGGCGACCGTACCGAAGATCTGCGTGGTGGTCCGCAAGGCGTACGGCGCGGGTCTCTACGCGATGGCCGGTCCCGGCTTCGAGCCGGACGCGACGATCGCCCTGCCCACGGCGAAGATCGCGGTGATGGGGGCCGAGGCGGCGGTGAACGCGGTCTACGCCAACAAGATCGCCGCGATCGAGGACCCGGACGAGCGGGCCGCGTTCGTCGCGGCGAAGCGGGCCGAGTACGAGCGCGACATCGACATCGTGCGGCTGGCCAGCGAACTTGTCATCGACGCGATCGTGGAGCCGCACGAGCTGCGGACCGAACTGGTCCGGCGGTACGCCGCGGCCAAGGGCAAGGACCGCCAGTTCTCCCGGCGGCGGCACGGCGTCACCCCGGTCTGA
- a CDS encoding MFS transporter, producing MIRLTAGQESGVRPLLGAAYGRLWVAAVTSRFGDAVRTPALALLAVSLTRDPRLVAAVVAAGQVPPLLFGLLAGVFADRWDRRRTMATVDGLRCVLVAVLAVLVFFGQVGIGVLAAAAFLLAALGALFDAAAFAVLPALVPADRLPAANGRLAAGTAVAGGFVGAPVAGLLFALGAALPFAVDAASFALAALLALTLPRMRAPSSSSVPLRRSVWREAGDGLRWILRDPTLLRITVLTAVTNLAISGLIAVMVLYALEVLRVPEAGYGLFMASAVIGGLAGGLGAGRLAGRLGTLTGLRWVLVLQTLALVVLAFARHPVPGAIALAVFSAGSATWNALWSAYGQRHVPAELLGRVGSAQRFAGLLAAPIGAIVAGFTAEAYGLLPVAYAAAAIFALATLTAHRPLGARQSSASSLDQ from the coding sequence ATGATCAGACTCACGGCAGGGCAGGAATCCGGCGTACGACCGTTGCTGGGTGCCGCGTACGGGCGGCTCTGGGTGGCGGCGGTGACGTCGAGGTTCGGCGACGCGGTGCGTACCCCGGCACTTGCCCTGCTCGCGGTCTCGCTGACCCGCGATCCGCGCCTGGTCGCGGCGGTGGTCGCCGCCGGCCAGGTGCCACCACTGTTGTTCGGCCTGCTCGCCGGGGTTTTTGCCGACCGGTGGGACCGGCGGCGCACCATGGCGACGGTCGACGGGTTGCGCTGCGTGCTGGTGGCCGTGCTGGCGGTCCTGGTCTTCTTCGGGCAGGTCGGCATCGGTGTGCTGGCCGCCGCCGCGTTCCTGCTGGCCGCCCTCGGTGCGCTCTTCGACGCGGCGGCGTTCGCGGTGCTGCCCGCCCTGGTGCCCGCCGACCGGTTACCGGCCGCGAACGGCAGGCTCGCCGCCGGTACGGCCGTAGCCGGCGGATTTGTCGGCGCCCCGGTCGCCGGCCTGCTCTTCGCCCTCGGCGCCGCGCTCCCGTTCGCGGTCGACGCCGCCTCGTTCGCCCTCGCCGCGCTGCTCGCACTGACCCTGCCCCGGATGCGGGCCCCCTCGTCATCCTCTGTCCCTTTGCGACGGTCGGTGTGGCGGGAGGCCGGGGACGGGCTGCGGTGGATCCTGCGTGACCCGACCCTGCTCCGGATCACCGTGCTCACCGCCGTCACCAACCTGGCGATCAGCGGGCTGATCGCGGTGATGGTGCTCTACGCGCTGGAGGTGCTGCGGGTGCCCGAGGCAGGCTACGGACTGTTCATGGCCTCGGCGGTGATCGGCGGGTTGGCCGGTGGACTCGGCGCCGGTCGGTTGGCGGGTCGGCTCGGCACCCTCACCGGGCTGCGTTGGGTGCTGGTGTTGCAGACGCTCGCCCTGGTGGTGCTCGCCTTCGCCCGGCATCCGGTGCCGGGTGCGATCGCGCTCGCGGTCTTCTCCGCCGGCTCGGCGACCTGGAACGCACTCTGGTCCGCGTACGGCCAGCGTCACGTACCGGCCGAGCTGCTCGGGCGGGTCGGCAGCGCCCAGCGCTTCGCCGGGCTGCTCGCCGCCCCGATCGGCGCGATCGTCGCCGGCTTCACCGCGGAGGCGTACGGCCTGCTCCCGGTCGCGTACGCGGCAGCCGCCATCTTCGCCCTCGCCACCCTGACCGCCCACCGCCCACTCGGCGCCCGTCAGTCCTCGGCGTCCTCTCTGGACCAGTAG
- a CDS encoding flavin reductase, with protein MSSQPVLPVVTDQHRPCGKRWECGTCGKAWPCEPARARLTREYGHDRVSLACYLGTQLVHAARDIRDVGPRELYERFVSWTR; from the coding sequence GTGAGTTCGCAACCGGTCCTTCCGGTGGTGACCGACCAGCACCGGCCGTGCGGGAAGCGGTGGGAGTGCGGCACCTGTGGCAAGGCGTGGCCGTGCGAGCCGGCCCGCGCCCGGTTGACCCGCGAGTACGGCCACGACCGGGTGTCGCTGGCCTGTTACCTGGGTACGCAGTTGGTCCACGCCGCCCGGGACATCCGGGACGTGGGTCCGCGAGAGCTGTACGAGAGGTTCGTGTCGTGGACCCGATGA
- a CDS encoding SigE family RNA polymerase sigma factor: MRDPQSFDEFYRGSALRTLRYAVAIVRDRAEAQDAVQEAYTRAWQRWETLASHPYPEAWVRLTVTRLATDRWRRLTGLWAAIARTDRSTGIAAPPSENTVLLVTALRQLPARQRQVLALHYLVDLTVDEIAAEVGIASGTVKSLLSRGRDRLAAQLGDLAPDRPLEVHDA; the protein is encoded by the coding sequence GTGAGGGATCCACAAAGCTTCGACGAGTTCTACCGAGGCTCCGCACTGCGAACACTGCGGTACGCGGTCGCCATCGTCCGGGACAGGGCCGAGGCGCAGGACGCGGTGCAGGAGGCGTACACCAGGGCCTGGCAACGGTGGGAAACCCTGGCCAGCCATCCGTACCCGGAGGCGTGGGTACGGCTGACCGTGACCCGACTCGCCACCGACCGGTGGCGCCGGCTGACCGGACTGTGGGCCGCGATCGCCCGTACCGACCGGTCCACCGGAATCGCGGCACCGCCCAGTGAGAACACCGTGCTGCTGGTGACGGCGTTACGCCAGCTACCGGCCCGGCAACGGCAGGTGCTGGCGCTGCACTACCTGGTCGACCTGACGGTGGACGAGATCGCCGCGGAGGTCGGCATCGCTTCGGGCACCGTCAAATCCCTGCTGTCCCGGGGCCGGGATCGGCTCGCGGCACAACTCGGCGACCTGGCTCCCGACCGGCCCTTGGAGGTACACGATGCCTGA
- a CDS encoding acetyl-CoA carboxylase biotin carboxylase subunit, which translates to MIESLLVANRGEIARRIIRTARRLGVRTIAVYSEADADLPFVREADEAVCVGPANPAQSYRNSEAILAAAKSTGAVAIHPGYGFLSENADFARTVEANGLIWVGPGPDAITAMGDKINARNLMAAAGVPVAPGTTDPAADVEAALAAAESIGFPVMVKAAAGGGGMGMAVATDAGSLHTEYDKVRAFAQRMFGDGSVLIERYFPRVRHVEVQILGLADGRVVALGERECSVQRRNQKLVEESPSPAVAPELRERFLAAAVRAGEAVGYRNAGTVECLLDPTTGEFFFLEMNTRLQVEHPITELVYGVDLVEEQLRVASGLAPNFDPDALVPRGHAIELRINAEDPKRFMPGPGVVKSWVEPTGEGVRVDSGYETGTTVTPHYDSLMAKLIVYGADRAEAIERARGAVAGFEVVGPKCNLPFFAELLENDEFISGDYDTGIVARMR; encoded by the coding sequence ATGATCGAGTCGCTGCTGGTCGCGAACCGTGGCGAGATCGCCCGCAGGATCATCCGTACTGCTCGGCGGCTCGGCGTACGGACGATCGCGGTCTACTCGGAGGCGGACGCAGACCTGCCGTTCGTCCGCGAGGCCGACGAGGCGGTATGTGTGGGACCGGCGAACCCGGCGCAGAGCTACCGCAACTCCGAGGCGATCCTCGCCGCCGCCAAGTCGACCGGTGCGGTGGCCATCCACCCCGGTTACGGCTTCCTGTCCGAGAACGCCGACTTCGCCCGTACCGTCGAGGCCAACGGCCTGATCTGGGTCGGACCGGGCCCGGACGCGATCACCGCGATGGGCGACAAGATCAATGCGCGGAACCTGATGGCCGCCGCAGGGGTCCCGGTGGCCCCCGGCACCACCGACCCGGCCGCCGACGTCGAGGCAGCGCTCGCGGCGGCGGAGTCGATCGGCTTCCCGGTGATGGTCAAGGCCGCGGCCGGTGGCGGCGGGATGGGCATGGCCGTCGCGACCGACGCCGGGTCACTGCACACCGAGTACGACAAGGTCCGCGCGTTCGCGCAGCGGATGTTCGGCGACGGCTCGGTGCTGATCGAGCGTTACTTCCCCCGGGTACGCCACGTCGAGGTGCAGATCCTCGGCCTGGCCGACGGCCGGGTGGTGGCCCTGGGCGAGCGGGAGTGCTCGGTCCAGCGGCGCAACCAGAAGCTGGTCGAGGAGTCGCCGTCGCCGGCCGTCGCACCCGAACTGCGGGAGCGTTTCCTGGCTGCGGCGGTACGGGCCGGTGAGGCCGTCGGATACCGCAACGCCGGTACGGTCGAATGCCTGCTGGACCCGACGACCGGTGAGTTCTTCTTCCTGGAGATGAACACCCGGCTCCAGGTCGAGCACCCGATCACCGAGCTGGTCTACGGGGTTGACCTGGTCGAGGAGCAGTTGCGGGTGGCGTCCGGACTGGCGCCGAACTTCGACCCGGACGCGCTGGTGCCGCGCGGGCACGCGATCGAGTTGCGGATCAACGCCGAGGACCCGAAGCGTTTCATGCCGGGGCCGGGCGTGGTCAAGTCCTGGGTGGAGCCGACGGGCGAGGGTGTCCGGGTCGACTCGGGCTACGAGACGGGTACGACGGTGACGCCGCACTACGACTCGTTGATGGCGAAGCTCATCGTGTACGGGGCTGATCGGGCTGAGGCTATCGAGCGGGCTCGGGGTGCGGTTGCCGGGTTCGAGGTTGTGGGGCCGAAGTGCAATCTGCCGTTCTTTGCTGAGCTGTTGGAGAACGACGAGTTCATCTCGGGGGATTACGACACGGGGATTGTTGCTCGGATGCGGTGA
- a CDS encoding hydroxymethylglutaryl-CoA lyase, translating into MSQLPGAVSIREVGPRDGLQNEDPIPTDAKVRLLDALSATGVGRIEAVSFVHPRAIPAMADADEVWRAAVRAPEVRYSALVPNSRGAQRALAAGFTEIEVVVSASDTHNRRNVNRSTAESLDDIAELIELLHGAGASVEVIVATSFGCPYEGDVAPERVAGIVDRVVADGADRVAFGDTTGMGTPRRVRELVTAVRSAQPDVPVLLHFHNTRGTGLANILTALELGITEFDASIGGLGGCPYAPGASGNVATEEVVHMLHDMGIETGIDLDRLIEVAELAEKLVGRQLPSGVLRAGPRTRLV; encoded by the coding sequence ATGAGTCAACTGCCAGGTGCGGTGTCGATCCGCGAGGTGGGACCGCGCGACGGGTTGCAGAACGAGGACCCGATTCCGACGGATGCGAAGGTGCGGCTGCTCGACGCGCTCTCCGCCACCGGTGTGGGGCGGATCGAGGCGGTGTCGTTCGTGCATCCTCGGGCGATTCCGGCGATGGCCGACGCGGACGAGGTCTGGCGGGCGGCCGTACGGGCACCGGAGGTGCGTTACTCGGCGCTGGTGCCGAACTCGCGTGGGGCGCAGCGGGCGTTGGCGGCCGGGTTCACCGAGATCGAGGTGGTGGTGTCGGCCAGCGACACGCACAACCGGCGGAACGTGAACCGGTCGACGGCTGAGTCGTTGGACGACATCGCGGAGCTGATCGAGCTGCTGCACGGGGCCGGTGCCTCGGTCGAGGTGATCGTGGCGACGAGCTTCGGGTGTCCGTACGAGGGGGATGTCGCGCCGGAGCGGGTGGCGGGGATCGTCGACCGGGTGGTTGCCGATGGTGCCGATCGGGTGGCGTTCGGTGACACCACGGGGATGGGTACGCCGCGTCGGGTGCGGGAGCTGGTGACGGCGGTCCGGTCCGCCCAGCCGGACGTGCCGGTGTTGCTGCACTTCCACAACACCCGGGGTACGGGTCTGGCGAACATCCTGACGGCGTTGGAGCTGGGCATCACCGAGTTCGATGCCAGCATCGGCGGGCTCGGCGGGTGTCCGTACGCGCCGGGGGCGAGCGGGAACGTGGCCACCGAGGAGGTGGTGCACATGCTGCACGACATGGGGATCGAGACCGGGATCGACCTCGACCGGTTGATCGAGGTGGCGGAGTTGGCGGAGAAGTTGGTCGGGCGGCAGTTGCCGTCCGGGGTGTTGCGTGCTGGTCCGCGTACCAGATTGGTCTGA
- a CDS encoding TetR/AcrR family transcriptional regulator translates to MTLEQQVTGATPGGTPVTPRRRSRRDEILEIAVGLFAARGYHGVSMDDIGAAAGVTGPALYHHFAGKEAMLAAALIPVSQGLLDGGRQRVTEHPGQPQAILESLIDFHVEFALANPAVIALHLHELDRLPDEPRRQIRRLQRLYVEEWVSVLTVLHPGLAAGEARVLAHAAFGLMNSTPFLGGEVDRRRRAALLRAATLAALLGPIS, encoded by the coding sequence GTGACGCTGGAACAGCAGGTGACAGGGGCGACGCCGGGCGGTACCCCGGTGACTCCACGGCGCCGGTCGCGCCGTGACGAAATCTTGGAGATCGCGGTCGGGTTGTTCGCCGCCCGTGGCTACCACGGCGTGTCCATGGATGACATCGGGGCAGCCGCGGGCGTCACCGGGCCGGCCCTCTACCACCACTTCGCCGGCAAGGAGGCGATGCTCGCCGCCGCCCTGATCCCGGTCAGTCAGGGTCTGCTCGACGGCGGCCGGCAGCGGGTGACGGAACACCCCGGTCAGCCGCAGGCGATCCTCGAGTCGTTGATCGACTTCCATGTCGAGTTCGCGCTCGCCAACCCGGCGGTCATCGCGCTGCACCTGCACGAACTGGACCGGTTGCCGGACGAACCGCGTCGGCAGATCCGCCGGCTCCAGCGCCTCTACGTCGAGGAATGGGTGTCGGTCCTCACCGTCCTGCACCCCGGACTCGCGGCCGGCGAGGCCCGGGTACTGGCGCACGCCGCCTTCGGCCTGATGAACTCCACCCCGTTCCTCGGCGGTGAGGTCGACCGTCGCCGCCGGGCCGCGCTGCTGCGGGCGGCCACCCTCGCCGCCCTGCTCGGCCCGATCTCCTGA